A genomic window from Diospyros lotus cultivar Yz01 chromosome 2, ASM1463336v1, whole genome shotgun sequence includes:
- the LOC127793897 gene encoding probable disease resistance protein At5g45440, whose translation MAADDVRNHLVKKLRKTIEKANEDSSKGVAALACCCPCLLSPKVQTLDNYLRNAADNKLSLDNLYRLHNLLDVWQSKKGSYSVDSFTFAFKFKSNLDKIIADVKATNNVEDKPGQAQASVSSEETGDPCWSDRSVNEKEIVGFAERAMSLQRFLTQKEDESQFQAIGLIGMRGIGKTTLCQMIFDKPELKRFVPRIWVCLSRRSNDDPDARKETVKRILVCLGVERTIIESADRNHGGLQGLLLTLRHQLAGKNYLIVLDDVWCPDKSYMTFCSSLAEDERNYGEKLAYGLPKGGGGTVLFTSRIDEVAKRMATAENLHRVRPLSDDNCWEIFRATVEREGKKMPDYLESLKERIKKRCAGLPLSAKWLGEIARENAEKSPGAATDNNLDDRSPGQLVPSAGTH comes from the exons ATGGCCGCCGACGACGTTCGGAACCATCTGGTGAAGAAGCTCAGGAAGACCATCGAGAAGGCAAACGAAGATTCCAGTAAAGGCGTGGCCGCGCTCGCCTGTTGTTGCCCTTGCCTGCTCTCTCCCAAGGTCCAAACACTGGATAACTATCTTCGAAACGCCGCTGACAACAAACTAAGCCTGGATAATCTCTACCGCCTCCACAATCTCCTCGACGTCTGGCAATCGAAGAAGGGTTCTTACTCCGTCGACTCCTTCACTTTCGCCTTCAAGTTCAAGAGCAATTTGGACAAGATCATTGCCGATGTTAAAGCTACCAATAATGTTGAAGATAAACCCGGTCAAGCTCAAGCATCCGTCTCCAGCGAGGAAACAGGAGATCCCTGCTGGAGCGATCGGTCGGTGAACGAAAAGGAAATCGTCGGATTTGCCGAAAGAGCCATGTCGCTTCAGAGATTTCTCACCCAGAAGGAGGATGAGTCCCAGTTCCAGGCCATTGGGCTCATTGGCATGCGAGGAATCGGGAAGACAACTCTCTGCCAGATGATCTTCGACAAACCGGAATTGAAGAGGTTCGTCCCCAGGATCTGGGTCTGTTTGTCCCGACGAAGCAACGATGATCCGGACGCCAGGAAGGAGACGGTGAAAAGAATTCTGGTCTGTCTCGGAGTCGAAAGAACAATCATCGAGTCTGCTGACAGAAACCATGGTGGCCTCCAAG GTTTGCTCTTAACCCTCCGGCATCAGCTGGCGGGGAAGAATTATTTAATCGTGCTTGACGACGTCTGGTGCCCCGACAAATCTTACATGACGTTCTGTTCGTCCTTGGCTGAGGACGAGAGGAATTACGGGGAAAAGCTGGCGTATGGGTTGCCCAAAGGGGGCGGAGGGACGGTGCTTTTCACCAGCAGGATCGATGAGGTGGCGAAGCGGATGGCGACGGCGGAGAACTTGCACAGGGTCCGGCCGCTTTCCGATGACAATTGCTGGGAGATATTCAGGGCCACGGTGGAGAGAGAGGGGAAAAAGATGCCAGATTATCTAGAGAGTCTGAAGGAGCGGATCAAGAAGAGGTGCGCTGGTCTCCCGTTGTCGGCAAAGTGGTTGGGGGAGATTGCTCGCGAGAATGCAGAGAAATCGCCTGGGGCGGCCACGGACAACAACCTAGATGACCGGAGTCCAGGACAATTGGTGCCCTCCGCCGGGACCCATTAA